GGAGCGACCGGTCTATTCATTTGTGACGGACCGCTCGACCCGCTTGTATTTGTGTTGTCGTTACTCAGTGTCGCGATCGATGATCTGATAGACTGTGCCGCTTTCGACCGGCGCATCGCCGAGGCGATAGGCACCCTTGATGCGGGCAGCGGCAGCGTCGATCTGATCCTGACTGTTGGCATAGACCCGAGCAATCGGGCGATGAGCGTCAATCTTGTCACCAAGGCCTGCCAGATTGTCGAGGCCGACGGAATGGTCGATGGCGTCAGCAGCGCGCACGCGGCCCCCGCCCAGTTCAACCACGGCGATGCCCACTTGCCTCGTGTCAATTGCGGAGACGAAACCCTCACCATCCGCATGAATATCAGCCACCAAGGGCGCCAACTTCAAGTGATCTTCCATATTGTCAATGAAGTCAGCCGGGCCACCCAAAGCGGTGACCATCTGGCTGAATTTCTCGGCCGCAGCCCCGGAGCGGAAGGCTTCCTCGATTTTGACCGTGCCCTCGTCGCGATCAGACGCCAAACCGGAAATCAGCAGCATTTCAGCACAGAGCGCCACGGTGATGTCCCAGTTGCGCGGATCGATGGCGTCACCAGTGAGGAAATTGACCGCATTTTTCATTTCGATCGCATTGCCTGCGGCACTGGCCAGCGGCTCATTCATGTCGGTGATCAGCGCCGAGGTCTTCACCCCTGTCCCATTGGCAACCGTGACGAGGCTTTTGGCCAGCGCGACACTGTCCTGATGGGACGGCATGAAGGCACCGGAGCCGGACTTGACATCGAGCACCAAGCCTTGCAGACCGGCGGCCAGTTTCTTGGACAGGATCGAGGCGGTGATCAGATGGATCGATTCCACCGTCGCGGTGACATCGCGGATGCCATAGAAACGCTTGTCGGCAGGGGCCAGATTGGCGGTCTGTCCGATGATGGCGCAGCCGACTTCCTTGGTTACCTTGCGGAACAGGTCATTGTCGGGCTGGGTGACATAGCCGGGGATGGAATCGAACTTGTCCAGCGTGCCGCCGGTATGACCAAGGCCGCGACCGGAAATCATCGGCACAAAGGCCCCGCAAGCGGCCAATGCCGGGGCGAGCATCAGGGAGGTGTTGTCACCAACCCCGCCGGTTGAATGCTTGTCGACCACCGGGCCGTCGAGCTCGGACCAGTCCAGCACGGTGCCGGAATCGCGCATGGCCAAGGTTAGCGCCACCCGTTCATCGAGCTCCATGCCCTGAAAATAGACCGCCATGGCAAGGGCCGAAATCTGACCTTCGGTGACATCGCCTGAGGTGATGCCATCGACGAAGAACTGGATTTCCGCCGCAGTCAGTGTGCCGCCATCGCGTTTCTTGCGAATGATTTCCTGAGGTAGCATCAATAGCCCTCGCTTGCTTCGGCCTCTTTGCCGTCCATGACAGCCAAAAGCGCATCAAGCACACCAGAGGCGCCAAAGCGGAAATGGGCAGGCGTTGCCCAGTCGGACCCCATAAATTTCTCGGCGATAGCGAGATAGGTCGCCGCATCGTCCAAGGTGCGGACGCCACCTGCTGGCTTGAAGCCAACGTGCTTGCCGCTCTGGGCGATGACATCGAGCATGATTTCGGCGGCTTCCGGGGTGGCATTGACCTCGACCTTCCCCGTAGACGTCTTGATGAAATCCGCTCCGCCTGTAATGGCCGCTTCGGCAGCCTCGCGGATGACGTCCGCATCTTTCAGCTCGCCGGTTTCCAGAATGACCTTCAGCTTGACATCGCCCGACAGGGCTTCCTTGACGCGAACGACCATGGTTTCGCCATAGCCACGACGACCATTGGCAAATGTCTTGTATGGCAAGACAAGATCAATTTCATCAGCGCCATCGGCGATGGCAGCTTTGGTTTCCTCGATCGTGGCCAACAGATCATCGCCGCCGTGAGGGAAATTGACCACAGTCGCGACCTTGATGCCGGTCCCCTCAAGGCAGCTTTTCGCCTTGGCGACGAACCGGGGCCAGACGCAGACTGCGGCGGTGTTGCCGTGTGGGGTCTGGGCTTTTTGGCAAAGCGCCTCAATGGCGGCCTCGTCGCAATCATCGTTAAGATTGGTCAGATCGAGCAGGGAAATGGCTTTTGCAGCCAATTGCTTGTTATCCATGGATGCGTCTCTCACAGTGTGGCCTTTGGCCAATTGTTTCTTAGAAAGACAGAAAGACATGCCTCGCGCTGGGTCGCGCGAGACGTTCTTCCGTCTTGTTTATTCTTTATAACGCGCCTGTCAGGCAGCCAGTGCCTGCAAATAGGCCCGAATGACCTTGATCAGCTTCTGAGCTCCGATAGGGCCCACTTCCTTGGTCTCTTCATGAGACAATTCGGTGCCTGTCATGCCAGCGCCATAGTTGGTGATGGTGGAAATGGCAGCAACGCGCATCCCCATCCAGCGTGCGAGAATGACCTCTGGCACAGTGGACATACCCACCGCATCGGCCCCCAGCATCCGCACGGCACGGATTTCCGCTGGCGTTTCAAAGTTAGGCCCGGAAAACCAGGCATAGACGCCGGACTTGAGATCCACCGAGGCGCTGGCGGCCGCCACCGTGAGGTTGGAGCGTAGTTGGGCGTCATAGGCTTCGGTCAGTCCGACAAAGCGATCGTCGGTTTCCACGCCAATCAAGGGTGAACGCCCGGACCAGTTGATATGATCGTCAATCAGCATCAACTCACCGGGAGCGATTTCCTCGCGCAGGGACCCCGCCGCGTTGGTTAGCAAGATGTGATCGCAGCCCAGCGCCTTCAGGGTCGCCAAAGGCTGTTTCATGATGGTTGCGTCTCCACGCTCATAGAAATGGGCGCGACCCGCAAGAATAGCAACCTTTACCCCCATCAATGTGCCAACCACCAGCTCGGAAGCATGGGAAGAGACAGAGGAAACCGGAAAGCCCGGTAGCTCGTGATAAGGAAAACGTACGGCATTTTCCACGTCATCGGCCAAGGTGCCGAGACCGGAGCCCAGCACCATGCCGACCTCGATGGGGCCTTTGATTTTGTCGAGAATGCGTTGCGCGGCATCGTGAGCGAGACCCTTGATGGTCATTGTCGCTTCTCCTGTATTGCGCCTGCCGTCACCCTCTGAGGGATGGCAGGAATGAACTGAATGAGAGCGAGGCGGGCAACGGCCCCTAGTGGCTGATCGCCTTCGGGCCTCGCCCTGCTCGTCTTGATGAATTTAAAGACCGAAGGCTGCGGGCAGCAAATCACCAAGCAGAAAACTCTGCTTGATGCCGTCAAGATCGGCGGCATGGACAATTGTGTCCGGTCCGCCAAATTCCTTGATCCGCTGTCGACAGCCGCCACATGGGGTGATGGGTGGTGTGTGATCGGC
This DNA window, taken from Cohaesibacter intestini, encodes the following:
- the deoA gene encoding thymidine phosphorylase, whose translation is MLPQEIIRKKRDGGTLTAAEIQFFVDGITSGDVTEGQISALAMAVYFQGMELDERVALTLAMRDSGTVLDWSELDGPVVDKHSTGGVGDNTSLMLAPALAACGAFVPMISGRGLGHTGGTLDKFDSIPGYVTQPDNDLFRKVTKEVGCAIIGQTANLAPADKRFYGIRDVTATVESIHLITASILSKKLAAGLQGLVLDVKSGSGAFMPSHQDSVALAKSLVTVANGTGVKTSALITDMNEPLASAAGNAIEMKNAVNFLTGDAIDPRNWDITVALCAEMLLISGLASDRDEGTVKIEEAFRSGAAAEKFSQMVTALGGPADFIDNMEDHLKLAPLVADIHADGEGFVSAIDTRQVGIAVVELGGGRVRAADAIDHSVGLDNLAGLGDKIDAHRPIARVYANSQDQIDAAAARIKGAYRLGDAPVESGTVYQIIDRDTE
- the deoC gene encoding deoxyribose-phosphate aldolase; this translates as MDNKQLAAKAISLLDLTNLNDDCDEAAIEALCQKAQTPHGNTAAVCVWPRFVAKAKSCLEGTGIKVATVVNFPHGGDDLLATIEETKAAIADGADEIDLVLPYKTFANGRRGYGETMVVRVKEALSGDVKLKVILETGELKDADVIREAAEAAITGGADFIKTSTGKVEVNATPEAAEIMLDVIAQSGKHVGFKPAGGVRTLDDAATYLAIAEKFMGSDWATPAHFRFGASGVLDALLAVMDGKEAEASEGY
- a CDS encoding purine-nucleoside phosphorylase produces the protein MKGLAHDAAQRILDKIKGPIEVGMVLGSGLGTLADDVENAVRFPYHELPGFPVSSVSSHASELVVGTLMGVKVAILAGRAHFYERGDATIMKQPLATLKALGCDHILLTNAAGSLREEIAPGELMLIDDHINWSGRSPLIGVETDDRFVGLTEAYDAQLRSNLTVAAASASVDLKSGVYAWFSGPNFETPAEIRAVRMLGADAVGMSTVPEVILARWMGMRVAAISTITNYGAGMTGTELSHEETKEVGPIGAQKLIKVIRAYLQALAA